The bacterium genomic interval CAGCGCGTGCAAGTAGTTCTCGGCCTTGCGGCGGCTGCGAATGCAAACGACGACGCGGTTCACGAGGTCTTTCCGCCGATTCGCTCTACCAGAGCCGCCAGGCCCAGGCCGCCGGACACGCAAAGGGTCGCGATGCCGCGCCGGCCGTCTCGAGGCTCGAGACCATGAAGCAGGGTGACCAGAATTCGCGCACCGGTGCAGCCGATGGGATGCCCGAGCGCGATGGCGCCGCCGTCGGGGTTGACCCGGTCGCGCGCGAACGGTAGCTCTTCGAGGCACGCCAGCGCCTGACTGGCGAAGGCCTCGTTGAGCTCGACCCGGTCGATCTGGTCGTAGTCGAGTTGGTTGCGCTCCATGATCGCCCGCACCGCGGGCACCGGGCCGATACCCATGATCCTCGGGTCGACGCCGACGACCTCCCAGTCGATGAGCCGGGCCATCGGCTCGAGGCCGTGCTTCTCGACCGCTGCGGCGGAGGCGACCAGGATCGCGGCGGCGGCGTCGGTGATGCCCGAGGCGTTGCCCGCGGTCACCGTGCCGCCCTCGCGAAACACCGGCTTGAGCTTGGCAAGGGACTCGGCCTTGACCCCGTCCCGCGGATGCTCGTCCCGGTCGACCGTGACGACGCCCTTTCGAGACTTGACCTCGATAGGAACGATCTCGGCTTCGAAACGGCCTTTCTCGCGGGCCGATTGGCAGCGATTCTGGGTCTCGGCGGCATAGGCGTCGGCAGCCGCGCGATCGACGTGCTTGGCTTCGTTGGCGAGCTCCTCGGCGGTCTCGCCCATGACCATCTCCGAGAGCGGATCGTTGAAACCGTCCTTGTACATGCCGTCGGTGAGCTCGGCGTGCCCCAGCCGGTACCCCCAGCGCGCTCGAGGCAGAAGATACGGCGTGTTCGACATGCTCTCGGTGCCGCCGGCCAGGACCAGCTCGGCCTCGCCCAACAGGATCGCCCGGGCGCCGTCGAAAACCGCCTGCAGACCCGAGCCGCAGGCCTGGTTTATCGTGAAGGCCGGCCTCTCGACCGGCACAGCGGCTCGGTACGAGATCTGGCGGGCCGTGTTGGGTCCGCCTCCCGCCTGGCGGGCGTGGCCGAAGATGGTCTGATCGACCGCTTCGCCCGAGATCCCCGCCCGCTCGAGGCAGGCTTTGGCGGCGGCGGTGCCCAGGTCGGCGGCGGTCAACGAAGCCAGCGCGCCGCCGAACTTGCCGATCGGCGTGCGCACCGGCGCTACCAGGAAGAGGGGCTGACGCTCCACGGTCACGTGCCTACGAAGACCGTTTTGGTCTCGGTGTAATAGTCGAGCGCCGCCTTGCCGAGCTCGCGCCCGTAGCCGCTTTGCTTGAAGCCGCCGAACGGCGCTCCCGAGTCATACCAGTTGTACTGGTTGATCCAGACCGTGCCGGCCTGGAGCTGAGCCGCGACCCGGTGGGCCTTGCCCACGTCGCGAGTCCAGACCCCGGCGGCGAGACCGTAGATCGAGGCGTTGGCCAGTGCCACCGCCTCCTCGGGCTCGTCGAACGGAATCGCCACCAGCACCGGGCCGAATATCTCCTCCTGGGCAACGCGCATGGAGTTGTCGACTCCGGTCAAGATGGTCGGGTGCATGAAGTAGCCCTTGCCCTCGACGTCGGCCACGGTGCCGCCGGTCGCGACCTCGGCGCCCTCCGCCTTGCCGATATCGACGTAGCCCATGACCGTGTCGCGCTGGCTCGAAGAGACCAGGGCACCCATGCGCGTCTTGGGGTGGAGCGGATCGCCGGGCTGCAGCCGCTCGGTTCGCGCCACCAGCTTCTCGAGCAGCTCGTCGTGAACCTGGCGCTCGACGAAGAGCCGCGACCCCGCCGCGCAGACCTCGCCCTTGCCGTAGAAGATGCCGTTGTAGGCGCCCTTGACCGCGGCGTCGACGTCGCCATCGGCGAACACGATGTTGGGCGACTTGCCGCCGAGCTCGAGGGTGACCCGCTTCACGGTATCGGCGGCCTGCTTCATGATGCCTTGTCCGACCTCGGTCGAGCCCGTAAAGGAGATCTTGGCGATCCCCGGGTGGGAGACCATCGAGCCGCCAACCGCCGTGCCGCCACCTGTGACCACATTGAGAGTGCCGGCCGGCAGGCCCGCCTCGACCGCGAGCTCGGCGAACTTGAGCGCGGTGAGCGGCGTGTAGGACGCGGGTTTGTGGATGACCGTGTTGCCACAGGCCAGGGCCGCGGCGATCTTCCACAGCGCCTGAATGATCGGGAAGTTCCAGGGCGTGATCGCGCCGACCACGCCCATCGGCTCGCGCAGGGTGTAGGCGAAGACGAACGGCCCCTCTACCGGGAAGGTGTCGCCGTGGATCTTGTCGGCCCAGCCGGCGTAGTAGCGCAACGCGGCGACGCCCGCGGGCACGTCGACATAGCGAGACTCGAAGATCGGCTTGCCGTTGTCGAGCGTCTCGACCAGCGCGAACTCGTCGATGCGCGCTTCGAGCGCGTCGGCGATCTTCCAGAGAATGCGGCCGCGGTCGCGCCCGGAGGTCTTTCCCCACTTACCGGTGAATGCCGCTTGCGCGGCTTCGACCGCGCGGTCGACGTCGGCCGGTGAGCCTGAGGCAACCTCGCAGAGGGTCTCCTCGACCGCCGGATTCTCGGTCGCGAAGGTCTTGCCGCCCTCGGGGGCGGTCCACTCGCCGCCAATGAAGAGCTTGGCCGGCGGGAGCTTGGGGTCGGTCACTGGATCAAACGCCTGTGAATTCGGGCTTGCGCTTCTCGATGTAGGCGGCCAGGCCCTCTCTGGCGTCGTCGCTCTGAAAGAGCTGCTGCTGGACCTCGCGCTCGATCGCGAGACCACTCTCGAACGGAACTTCCCAGCCCGACTGAACCGAGCGCTTGATCCGGCCGACGGCCTTGGAGGCCTTGTTGGGCGGGCAGAACTGCTTGGCGTAGTCGTGGACCTGGTCCATGAAGTCGTCGCCTTCCAGGACCTTGTTGACGATGCCCAACTCCTGGGCCTGCTCGAAAGAGATGAGACCGCCTTCGACCATGAGCTCGATCGAGCGGGTCTTGCCGATCATCCGTGACAGGCGCTGGGTGCCTCCCGTTCCTGGGAGCACTCCGAGGGTGACCTCGGGCAGTCCGACCTTGCCGGCGTCTTTTTTGGCCAGCATCATGTCCGCGGCCATCGCGATCTCGAGACCGCCACCGACGGTGTGGCCGTTGAGCGCGGCGATCACCAACTTGGGCGTGTGCTCG includes:
- a CDS encoding aldehyde dehydrogenase family protein, whose product is MTDPKLPPAKLFIGGEWTAPEGGKTFATENPAVEETLCEVASGSPADVDRAVEAAQAAFTGKWGKTSGRDRGRILWKIADALEARIDEFALVETLDNGKPIFESRYVDVPAGVAALRYYAGWADKIHGDTFPVEGPFVFAYTLREPMGVVGAITPWNFPIIQALWKIAAALACGNTVIHKPASYTPLTALKFAELAVEAGLPAGTLNVVTGGGTAVGGSMVSHPGIAKISFTGSTEVGQGIMKQAADTVKRVTLELGGKSPNIVFADGDVDAAVKGAYNGIFYGKGEVCAAGSRLFVERQVHDELLEKLVARTERLQPGDPLHPKTRMGALVSSSQRDTVMGYVDIGKAEGAEVATGGTVADVEGKGYFMHPTILTGVDNSMRVAQEEIFGPVLVAIPFDEPEEAVALANASIYGLAAGVWTRDVGKAHRVAAQLQAGTVWINQYNWYDSGAPFGGFKQSGYGRELGKAALDYYTETKTVFVGT
- a CDS encoding enoyl-CoA hydratase/isomerase family protein encodes the protein MAESSAEPQRILVQYEVRDGVAYMTLTDPPANTYTHEMMRQLDDAVLKARFDADVHVIVLTGLGEKFFCAGANINMLKKSDPYFKYNFCLHANETLNRLEHTPKLVIAALNGHTVGGGLEIAMAADMMLAKKDAGKVGLPEVTLGVLPGTGGTQRLSRMIGKTRSIELMVEGGLISFEQAQELGIVNKVLEGDDFMDQVHDYAKQFCPPNKASKAVGRIKRSVQSGWEVPFESGLAIEREVQQQLFQSDDAREGLAAYIEKRKPEFTGV
- a CDS encoding thiolase family protein, yielding MVAPVRTPIGKFGGALASLTAADLGTAAAKACLERAGISGEAVDQTIFGHARQAGGGPNTARQISYRAAVPVERPAFTINQACGSGLQAVFDGARAILLGEAELVLAGGTESMSNTPYLLPRARWGYRLGHAELTDGMYKDGFNDPLSEMVMGETAEELANEAKHVDRAAADAYAAETQNRCQSAREKGRFEAEIVPIEVKSRKGVVTVDRDEHPRDGVKAESLAKLKPVFREGGTVTAGNASGITDAAAAILVASAAAVEKHGLEPMARLIDWEVVGVDPRIMGIGPVPAVRAIMERNQLDYDQIDRVELNEAFASQALACLEELPFARDRVNPDGGAIALGHPIGCTGARILVTLLHGLEPRDGRRGIATLCVSGGLGLAALVERIGGKTS